In the Methylosinus sp. LW4 genome, ACGTCTCGGGAACGCATGTCTCGAACATGTCGGTCACGTCGAAATCTGCTTCTGTAAACGCAATTTCGACGTCTGGATTGCTTTCTTTGGCAGTCGGCGGAATCGCTTTCATTGCATCGAAAGCCGCTGGCGAGAGCGGCGTGGTCGAGCGCCTCGTCGCCGGCGGATTCGACGATCTTGCGCTCGATCATACGGCCGTCGGCGCCGACGGTGAAAGTCAGGATCCCGGCGCCTTGACGCCGCTGCGACGTACCTGCCGCGGATAGCACATGTGCTTTTGAATTTCCGCGGGGCCGGCGGCTTCACCCTACCGACACTAAACTGTCACGAGATATGGGTAGTCGCAGGCGTCTCGCATCGGCTCGCTACGCGCGAGCCTATATTTCGGATATCCATGAGCTATCGAAGCCTCCTGCTGCGAACCGCGGCCCACCGCAAGGTCGTGCTCGCATCGGTCGCGCTGACGTTCATCGTCGCGCTTTTCGGCCGATACGCCGCGACGCCGTCGCATTCGGCAGCCGGCGTGAAGCAAGCGCCCGTCGTGCCGGTAAGCGTCGACAAAGTGTCGAGAGCCGACGTTCAATCGTTTCTCACGGCGCCCGGAACCGTGAAGCCCCTGAACTCGGCGACAATCCGCAGTCGGGTCGACGGCTTGTTGAAGAAGGTTCTGTTCGTCGAAGGCCAATTGGTCCACGCCGGCGACCTGCTGGCCGAAGTCGATCCCGACCCTTATGAGGCCGCCGTCGATCTCGCCGAAGCCGCGAAGGCGCGCGACGAGGCGCAGCTCGTGAATGCGAGGCGCGATCTCGGTCGCTATTCCCGTCTGACCGAGAGCGGCGCGATCAGCGCGCAGCAAAAGGACGCGACGAAGTCGCTCGTCGCGCAATATGAAGCCGCTGTGAAGGCCGATCAGGCCCAGATCGAGCTCGCGCAGATTCAGTTCCAGTATTGCAAGATCGTCGCGCCTTTCGACGGCCGGGTGGGGACGAAGATCGTCGATCCGGGCAATGTCGTTCGCGCCGGAGAAGCGACCGGCATCGTGACGATCAATCAGATCAAGCCGATCGCGATCGAATTCACCGTGCCCGCGGACGCGCTCCCGCAGCTGCGCGAGGCGCTCGGTCGAGGGGTTGTGCCGGTCATCGCCGAAGACACTGCGGGCAAGCTTCTCGCCCGTGGCGAGCTTGTGATGATCGACAATCAGATCAATCCGACGAGCGCGACTATTCGCCTCAAGGCCAATTTCGAAAACGCCGACGAATCGCTCTGGCCCGGTCTCTTCGTGAATGTGCGGCTTCCCCTTTCGACCTACAAATCTGCGCTGACGACAGCGGCGGGCGCGATACAGCTCGGCGCCGCCGGACATTTCGCCTATGTGGTCGGAACTGACAATATCGTCGAGAAGCGCGCGATCGCCGTCGGCTATTCCGACAGGTCGCTCGCCGTCGTCACGACGGGGCTGAACGAGCATGAAACGGTGGTGACCGAGGGGCACTATCGCATTCAGTCGGGAAGCCGCGTCCAATTCCTCGTGACAAAGCCGGAAGCAGGCGGCTGACGATGGCGTTCTCTACGGTTTTCATCACACGTCCGATCGCGACCACTCTGCTCATGCTCGGCCTGTCATTGATGGGGGTCGTGTCCTATGCGCTCCTTCCCATCGCCGGCGTTCCGCAAGTCGATATTCCGACGATAAAAGTCTCCGCGCAGCTCGCAGGCGCGAGCGCCGAGACGATGGCCACGGCCGTCACGGCGCCGCTCGAACGTCAGCTCAGCGTCGTGCCCGGGATGACGACGATGAGCTCGAGCTCCTCTCTCGGCCATACGGCGATCCAGGTCGAGTTTGATCTGTCGCGCAGTGTCGACGCGGCTGCGCAGGATGTGCAATCGGCGATCAATGCGGCGCTCGGCGATCTGCCGAAAAGCATGACGAACCCGCCCATCTATGAAAAGACCAATCCCGCGGACGCCTTGCTGATGTCCATCGCCGTCACCTCCGACGATCTTCCGATCATCAAGGTGGACGAATTCGCCGAGAATTATATCGCGCCCGCCGTATCCAGGATCATCGGCGTCGGCTTTGTCGATTACCATGGACAGCAAAAGCGCGCGATACGCATACAGCTCGATCCCAGAAAGCTCGCCGCCATCGGTCTCACGACGCAAGACGTGCGCGTCGCCGTCGGATCCGCTACCGTCAATACGCCAAAAGGCACGCTGGACGGGCCCAAGCGCTCCGTCACGCTCGATGCGACCGATCAGCTATTCTCGCCGGACGCCGTAGACGAGACGATAATCGCGTATCGAAGCGGCGCCCCCGTGCGCATCATTGATGTGGGACGCGCCGTCGATGGGGTCGAGGACGTTCGCGGCGCCGCCTGGCTTGGCGAAAGGCAGACGGTAATCATCGACGTCCACAAGCAGCCCGGTTTCAACGTCAACGAGACCGTGGAGCAGATCAGGCGCGCGCTGCCCGATATCGAAAGGCGACTGCCGCCATCTGTCCATCTTCAGATTTTGGGCGATCGGACTCGCACCATCCGAGCGTCGGTCGCTGATGTCCAGCTCACATTGTCAATCAGCGTCGCGCTCGTCGTACTCGTCGTGTTTCTGTTCCTGCGTCACGCCGCGGCGACGCTGATTCCGAGCGTCGCTATTCCCGTATCCTTATTGTGCACCTTCACCGCGATGTCCCTTTTCGGCTACACGCTCGACAATGTCTCGCTGATGGCCATGACCGTGACGATCGGCTTTATCATCGACGACGCCATCGTGATGGTCGAGAATATCATCCGGCACGTCGAGAGCGGAGAGTCTCCTCTCGACGCGGCGATCCGCGGAGCCTCGGAAATCGGCTTCACCATCGTATCGATGACTTTATCGTTGGTCGCGGTGTTCATTCCATTGCTGCTCATGGGTGGGCTGATCGGGCGGCTGTTCCGAGAATTCGCGATGACGGCCAGCATCGCGATCATTATGTCCGGCGTCGTATCGCTGACGCTGACGCCGACTATGTGTGCGATCGTGCTGCGCAGGAAGCCCATCGGGGGCACGCATCGACATTCATTTCTCGATCAGCTGGAGCGCGGATTTTCGAGAATGCAGAACGCCTATGCCGCCAGTCTCCGCTGGTCCTTGCGGGAACGCTCTCTCGTTATGGCGGCCTTCGCAGTGTCCATCATTCTCACCGCCTATCTCTACGCGATCGTTCCGAAGGGCTTTTTCCCGCAGCAGGACAATGGACTCATTTCCGCGAGCGCCGAAGCCGCGCAGGATATTTCCTACCCGAGCATGGTGGAGCACACTCAGTCGCTCGTAAAGCTCATCCTCGAAGACAAGGATGTTCGCAACGTCAGCTATTGGCTCGACAATACCAATAGCGCGCGCATCAATATCGACCTCGCGCCGCTCGAGGAGCGCGACAGCTCGACGACGGAGGTGATCGCCAGATTGCGCAAGAAGGCGCAAGCCGTTCCCGGCGTCGCGCTTTTCGGGCAGGCCCGACAAGACGTCCAAATCGGCGCGCGCGTATCGAAGACGCAATATCAATACACGCTCCAGGATCCGAATATCGGCGAGCTCTTTGAATGGGCGCCGAAAATTCTCGAAAAGCTGTCGGCTCTGCCTGAGCTTCAGGACGTGACCGGCGATTTACAGGCGAATGCGCCGCGAATGGTCCTCAAGATCGATCGTGACATATTGGGACGTCTCGGGATCACGCCGCAATCTCTGGACGACGCGCTCTATGACGCTTTCGGCCAGAGGCAGATCGCGACGATTTTCAGCCAGCTCGATCAACATCATGTCGTGATGGAGGTGGAGCCGCGCTTTCAGGAGGACGTAAGCGCGCTCAGAGAACTCTACCTGCGTTCGCCGGTCTCCGGACAAATGATTCCTCTTTCTGTGCTCACAAAATTCGAGCCGTCCGTGTCGCCGCTGACGATCAATCATCAGGATCAGTTTCCCTCGGTTACGCTTTCTTTCAATCTCGCGCCGGGACATTCGCTCGGCGAGGCGCTCGACGCGATTCACGCGATGGAGCTTTCGACGCCGAAGCCCGCCGCGCTCACCGCGAGGTTTCAGGGTTCTGCGCAGGTGTTCCAGTCGTCGCTCGCGAGCCAGCCCTATCTGATCGCAGCCGCGATCATTTGCGTTTATCTCATTCTCGGGATGCTCTACGAGAGCTTTGTTCATCCGATTACGATCATTTCCACTCTTCCCTCGGCGGGAGCCGGCGCATTGGCGGCGCTGCTCATGCTCGGCTACGACTTTTCCCTGATCGCGTTGATCGGGGTCATTCTGCTGGTCGGGATCGTCAAGAAAAATGCGATCATGATGATCGATTTCGCGCTTCACGCCCAACGCATCGAGCATATGGCGCCGCGCGAGGCGATTTATGAAGCGAGCGTGAGACGCTTTCGGCCGATCATGATGACCACGCTGGCGGCTCTGCTTGGCGCTCTGCCATTGGCGCTCGGCTCGGGCGCCGGTTCGGAACTGCGTCGTCCTCTCGGCATCGCCATCGTGGGCGGATTGCTCATCTCCCAATTCTTGACTCTATACACGACGCCGATCATCTACCTCTATCTCGGCAACCTCTCGGAGCGGCTGTCTCCGCTTGTTGCACGCCTCCGTAACGTCGCTCGAACAGCTGCAGCCGAAAGGCCGGCGGCGGAATAGGTCGGTCGCTCTATGTGTTTCATAATAGTGTTATTCTGTAGTCACGTTCGCGCTGTTAGAGATTTTCCGTCGAAGTTCGTAACGAGCCGTAATGAGGCGCGCATCGGGCTCTTCGCGGAGGACAGCACTTGCGTCGCCTTTATGCATTCGCTCTGATATCGCTTCTCGGCACGGGCGCCATCGCCGAGGAGTCGAAATTTTTCGTTTCGGCGCATATCCCTGCCGGCGATGGCGGGTGGGACTTTGCTTCGGTCGATCAGCAGACGAATCGACTTTTCGTTGCGCGCTCCAACGGAGTGACTGCGATCGACCTCGCTACGAGAAACGTCACGGACCATCTGGTGGACGGCGCACGCGTGCATGGCGTTTTGCCTCTCGAAAGCTCCTCCTTCGCAATCAGCACGAACGGCAATAGCGCCAATGCGTTTCTGTTCGACAAGGCGAGCGGGAAGATCGAGTCCGTCTTTGCTACGGGACAAAATCCTGACGCACTTCTCCTCGAACCAAAGACGGGCTTTGCCGTGATCTTCAACGGGAAGAGCCATGACGCGACACTCATCGACGTCGATAAGAAGGCGGTTGTCGGGACGATCGTGCTGGATGGCAAGCCTGAAGTGGCTGCGGCGGACGGAACAGGTCGCGTCTTTGTCAATCTCGAGGACAAGAGCGTGATCGAGGTCGTCGATATCGTCGAACGCAAAGTGGTGGCGAGCTATGCGTTGCCGAACTGCGAAGCGCCGACAGGACTGGCCTTCGACGCGCCGATGGGCGCACTGATTTCTGCCTGCGATAACAATGTCGCGAAAGTCCTCGACGCCAAAACTGGGCGGGATCTCGCAACATTGAAAATCGGCAAGGGACCGGACGGCGTTCTCCTCGACACCAAACGACGTCGCGCATTCATTCCGGCAGGCGACGGAACTCTGACTGTTCTCTCGCTCGCTCCAACGATAACAGTCGTCGAAACCGTCCTGACGGCGAAGGGTGCGAAGACAGGCGCCGTGGATCCGGCGACCGGCGATGTCTATCTGCCGACCGCAAGTTTCGCGCCGCCGGAGAAGGAAGGGGCGCGTCCGCAGCCCGTTCCAGGAACCTTCAACATAGTAGTCGTCTCTTCCAGAAACTGAGGATCGCTTTCATGAAGCGCTCGTGCGAGCGATCAAGACGAGGGTAGAAGCCGGGGGCGCTACGACGCTCGGCTCGCGCAGCCAGGGTCGATTGTCGCAGCCCAACGTGCTTTGCTTCCGCCATTCGAAGAAGCGGCGAGCCAAACGAAGAATGCACTCGCCGTTTTGCTTGGCCGGTTGCCCGAGAGTCTGTCTCTGAAAAGGACGACTCTGAATGAGTTGAAGCAATCCAAATCGAGGGCTTTCGTAGCTTCTCGCATACGGGGTGCGACGCGACAGGAACTATGTCTATAGGCTCGCGTGGGCATGCCTCCGCCGAGAGCCGCCTGGCATTGATCCCGGTTTATGAGATGGCTGTCTCGGGCGTGGCGCGATGATAGCGTCTTTTTCAGATGCAAGCGGACGCTATCGCTGATCGCTGGCAACAATGAATATCTGGCGGCTCTCCGCACGAGCGTCAATCATAGGCTCTGGAAGCGAAGCGCCGGATCATCGGCGAGAGCCTCGAAGAGGGGTTTCGACGGCCAGATTGAGGTCGTGCTCGTCGAGGGTGGCCGAGGCGGCCGCCAGCAAAGGCGGCCGCCCATGCGCGATTCAGGCGCCTGTCGGTGGTTATTTGGTGATCGTGAACGCGTCGAGTTCGCGGCCCTCGGCGGTAACCTGTTGCAAATGCAGCGACTGCGCCTTCACGTCCACGATGGTCAGCGAGTGGACGTTGGAGACAAAAGTCTTGGTGAAAGGCTGCCAGGAATCGGGCGCGTCGTTCTGGTCGACGTCGTAGAGTTCCTTGCCACCCGCGCCGGTGACGACGTAGATCACGCCCTGAGGCTTCGTCTGCGTCTCTCCGTCAAAGTTCTTGTCGAGCGTCCAGCGGCCGTTGACGACTCGGCCGCGCACGCGCGTGCCGTCCTTGCCGCCCATCAGCAGTGTGCCGGCGCCGTTCTTCTGCACCTTGAAGGTCATCGGGAAGGTGCGCTGGTAGTTGTGCAGGTGCCCGCTCAGGACTAGGTCGACCTTGCCGGCTTCGAAGATAGGCGCCAGCAGTCGCATGTGCTGCTGTTCCAGGTGCTCGTTGGACGAATTGAAGCCCGGGTGATGGAAGGTGACGATGCGCCACGTCGCCTGCGTGGCGCTGGCCAGGTCGTGCGCTACCCAGGCCTGAAGTTCCTTGTTCGTCCAGTCGACGTAAGGGTTGGAATCAAGCACCGTCCAGTGTGTGTTGCCGTAGTCGAACGAATAGTTCGCCATGCGCGGGTAGGCGTCACCCGCCGCGGCCAGGAACTGGCGGCGGTTGGTCTCGTTGGCTGTCAGTTTGGGCACGATGGGGCCGCCTTCGGTGCCCGTCGGACCGTTCAGCGGTTGGTCCCAGAAAAAGTAGTAGGCCAGGCCGTCGGGGAAACGGTCGAGGTCGCGGTTGTCGATGTCGTGGTTGCCGGGCACCGTGAACATCGGCACCCGGCGCATCAGCGGCACGCCGCTGCCGCTTGGCTCGTCGGCGTTGTAAGTGGGCCAGA is a window encoding:
- a CDS encoding efflux RND transporter permease subunit, with the translated sequence MAFSTVFITRPIATTLLMLGLSLMGVVSYALLPIAGVPQVDIPTIKVSAQLAGASAETMATAVTAPLERQLSVVPGMTTMSSSSSLGHTAIQVEFDLSRSVDAAAQDVQSAINAALGDLPKSMTNPPIYEKTNPADALLMSIAVTSDDLPIIKVDEFAENYIAPAVSRIIGVGFVDYHGQQKRAIRIQLDPRKLAAIGLTTQDVRVAVGSATVNTPKGTLDGPKRSVTLDATDQLFSPDAVDETIIAYRSGAPVRIIDVGRAVDGVEDVRGAAWLGERQTVIIDVHKQPGFNVNETVEQIRRALPDIERRLPPSVHLQILGDRTRTIRASVADVQLTLSISVALVVLVVFLFLRHAAATLIPSVAIPVSLLCTFTAMSLFGYTLDNVSLMAMTVTIGFIIDDAIVMVENIIRHVESGESPLDAAIRGASEIGFTIVSMTLSLVAVFIPLLLMGGLIGRLFREFAMTASIAIIMSGVVSLTLTPTMCAIVLRRKPIGGTHRHSFLDQLERGFSRMQNAYAASLRWSLRERSLVMAAFAVSIILTAYLYAIVPKGFFPQQDNGLISASAEAAQDISYPSMVEHTQSLVKLILEDKDVRNVSYWLDNTNSARINIDLAPLEERDSSTTEVIARLRKKAQAVPGVALFGQARQDVQIGARVSKTQYQYTLQDPNIGELFEWAPKILEKLSALPELQDVTGDLQANAPRMVLKIDRDILGRLGITPQSLDDALYDAFGQRQIATIFSQLDQHHVVMEVEPRFQEDVSALRELYLRSPVSGQMIPLSVLTKFEPSVSPLTINHQDQFPSVTLSFNLAPGHSLGEALDAIHAMELSTPKPAALTARFQGSAQVFQSSLASQPYLIAAAIICVYLILGMLYESFVHPITIISTLPSAGAGALAALLMLGYDFSLIALIGVILLVGIVKKNAIMMIDFALHAQRIEHMAPREAIYEASVRRFRPIMMTTLAALLGALPLALGSGAGSELRRPLGIAIVGGLLISQFLTLYTTPIIYLYLGNLSERLSPLVARLRNVARTAAAERPAAE
- a CDS encoding YncE family protein; the encoded protein is MRRLYAFALISLLGTGAIAEESKFFVSAHIPAGDGGWDFASVDQQTNRLFVARSNGVTAIDLATRNVTDHLVDGARVHGVLPLESSSFAISTNGNSANAFLFDKASGKIESVFATGQNPDALLLEPKTGFAVIFNGKSHDATLIDVDKKAVVGTIVLDGKPEVAAADGTGRVFVNLEDKSVIEVVDIVERKVVASYALPNCEAPTGLAFDAPMGALISACDNNVAKVLDAKTGRDLATLKIGKGPDGVLLDTKRRRAFIPAGDGTLTVLSLAPTITVVETVLTAKGAKTGAVDPATGDVYLPTASFAPPEKEGARPQPVPGTFNIVVVSSRN
- a CDS encoding metallophosphoesterase gives rise to the protein MSPFVRGRLAALSLCAATAQAHLSLRALPLLLAAAVAPPLGAQAEPLAPSAFVVKPYLQIGRNLSPTTLHLLWHTPDESADWAVETRPTSSAAWTRAGAPQRTRVAVAGVTPRWVLNAALTGLPAGGEFEYRLLRNDHPVFSAKALAPKAAEQTYRFVAFGDVGAGTAEQKAMALRAWLSKPDLVVVPGDIVYEYGLVSEYDKNFWPTYNADEPSGSGVPLMRRVPMFTVPGNHDIDNRDLDRFPDGLAYYFFWDQPLNGPTGTEGGPIVPKLTANETNRRQFLAAAGDAYPRMANYSFDYGNTHWTVLDSNPYVDWTNKELQAWVAHDLASATQATWRIVTFHHPGFNSSNEHLEQQHMRLLAPIFEAGKVDLVLSGHLHNYQRTFPMTFKVQKNGAGTLLMGGKDGTRVRGRVVNGRWTLDKNFDGETQTKPQGVIYVVTGAGGKELYDVDQNDAPDSWQPFTKTFVSNVHSLTIVDVKAQSLHLQQVTAEGRELDAFTITK
- a CDS encoding efflux RND transporter periplasmic adaptor subunit, with product MSYRSLLLRTAAHRKVVLASVALTFIVALFGRYAATPSHSAAGVKQAPVVPVSVDKVSRADVQSFLTAPGTVKPLNSATIRSRVDGLLKKVLFVEGQLVHAGDLLAEVDPDPYEAAVDLAEAAKARDEAQLVNARRDLGRYSRLTESGAISAQQKDATKSLVAQYEAAVKADQAQIELAQIQFQYCKIVAPFDGRVGTKIVDPGNVVRAGEATGIVTINQIKPIAIEFTVPADALPQLREALGRGVVPVIAEDTAGKLLARGELVMIDNQINPTSATIRLKANFENADESLWPGLFVNVRLPLSTYKSALTTAAGAIQLGAAGHFAYVVGTDNIVEKRAIAVGYSDRSLAVVTTGLNEHETVVTEGHYRIQSGSRVQFLVTKPEAGG